The genomic interval CGTTTTGTGGTTTTGTGTCGTTCTGTGGCTTGTATTTTTGGCCGCCTTGCACACACATTGCGACACTACGCGCTGTAGCCCGCATCCCTCTCATCGCTCCAGTCACACCACACATTCAACGAGCTTCACATGGCCTACGATAGCCTGATGGTGTTCACCGGCAACGCCAATCCCAAGCTGGCAGCCGATGTCGTCAAGCCGCTCAGCATCTCGCTCGGTCGCGCCACCATCGGCCGCTTCTCCGACGGCGAGGTGAATGTCGAAATCCTCGAAAACGTGCGTGGCCGCGACGTATTCGTGCTGCAATCGACCTGCCAGCCGACCAATGACAACCTGATGGAATTGCTCATCATGGTGGATGCGCTGAAGCGCTCGTCGGCCGGCCGCATCACCGCGGTGATTCCCTATTTCGGCTACGCCCGGCAGGACCGCCGCCCGCGCTCGGCGCGCGTGGCGATCACTGCCAAGGTGGTTGCCAACATGCTGCAGGCCGTCGGCGTGCAGCGTCTGCTGACGGTCGACCTGCATGCCGACCAGATCCAGGGCTTCTTCGACATCCCGGTCGACAACATCTACGCCGGCCCGATCCTGCTCGGCGACATCTGGAAGCAGCGCCACGAGGAGCTCCTCGTCGTCTCGCCGGACATCGGCGGCGTGGTGCGCGCCCGCGCGCTGGCCAAGCATCTCGAATCCGATCTGGCGATCATCGACAAGCGCCGTCCGAAAGCCAACGTCTCGGAAGTCATGAACATCATCGGCGAAGTCAAGGGCCGCACCTGCGTCATCATGGATGACATGGTCGACACCGCCGGCACCCTGTGCAAGGCCGCCCAGGCCCTGAAGGAGCGCGGCGCGCTGAAAGTCATCGCCTACTGTACCCACCCGGTGCTTTCCGGCAGCGCCATCGAGCGCATCGCCGCGTCCGAGCTCGACGAACTGGTCGTCACCGATACCATCCCCTTGCGCGAGGACGCGCGCGCCTGCTCACGCATCCGCCAGGTTTCCATCGGCGGCCTGCTGGCCGAAACCATGCTGCGCATCAGCAACGAGGATTCAGTGTCATCGCTTTTCATGGAGTGAGGCGACTCGCTCACAACCCCCACTGCCTGGTCGCGGGCAGTTTTACTTAGGAGCTGCAAATGCTGTTGGAATTCAATGCGCAAGCGCGCACACTGCAGGGCACCGGAGCGAGCCGCCGCCTGCGCAAGTCCGGCCGTGTACCGGGCGTTGTGTATGGTGGTGACAAGGCCGCACAGGCGATCGACATCGATCACAACGAAATCTGGCACAAGCTGCGCCAGGAAGTCTTTCACGCTTCCATCCTCACCCTGAAGCTCGATGGCGCTGCCGAAAGCGTGCTGCTGCGCGACGTGCAGATGCACCCGTTCAAGCGCCAGATCCTGCATCTGGACTTCCAGCGCGTCGATGCCAAGCAGGCCATCCACCTGAAAGTGCCGCTGCACTTCATCAACAGCGAAATCGCGCCGGGCGTCAAGCTGCAGGGCGGCATCGTCTCGCACGTCATCAATGAAGTCGAAGTCAAGTGCCTGCCAGCCGATCTGCCCGACTTCATCGAAGTCGATGTCAAGGATCTGTCTGCCGGCCACTCCATCCATCTTTCCGCCCTGGTGATGCCCAAGGGCGTCGAAGTCGTCGCGCACAAGGGCGAGGATCCGGTGGTCGTGACCATCGTCATTCCGCGTGGTGCCGCCAGCGATGAGGCTGCGGCTGCCGAAGCGCCGGCCGAGAAGAAATAAGCAGCGCGGCGGTTCGAGGGCTTACGATCGGCATGCAAAGACCGCCGCGTCTGATCGTCGGCCTGGGCAACCCCGGCGCCGAATACGCCAAAACCCGGCACAACGCCGGGTTTTGGTTTTGTGAGCGGCTTGCCGCTGACCTCGGCATCCCGCTGGCGAAGGAAACGCGCTTCCACGGCATCGTCGGCAGCGCCCGCGCCGGCGGCAACACGCCGCACGGCCTCTGGCTGCTGCTGCCGCAGACCTTCATGAATCGCTCCGGCCAGGCGGTGCGCGCGCTGGCGCAGTTCTATCGCATCGAAGTCGAT from Sterolibacterium denitrificans carries:
- a CDS encoding ribose-phosphate pyrophosphokinase translates to MAYDSLMVFTGNANPKLAADVVKPLSISLGRATIGRFSDGEVNVEILENVRGRDVFVLQSTCQPTNDNLMELLIMVDALKRSSAGRITAVIPYFGYARQDRRPRSARVAITAKVVANMLQAVGVQRLLTVDLHADQIQGFFDIPVDNIYAGPILLGDIWKQRHEELLVVSPDIGGVVRARALAKHLESDLAIIDKRRPKANVSEVMNIIGEVKGRTCVIMDDMVDTAGTLCKAAQALKERGALKVIAYCTHPVLSGSAIERIAASELDELVVTDTIPLREDARACSRIRQVSIGGLLAETMLRISNEDSVSSLFME
- a CDS encoding 50S ribosomal protein L25/general stress protein Ctc; its protein translation is MLLEFNAQARTLQGTGASRRLRKSGRVPGVVYGGDKAAQAIDIDHNEIWHKLRQEVFHASILTLKLDGAAESVLLRDVQMHPFKRQILHLDFQRVDAKQAIHLKVPLHFINSEIAPGVKLQGGIVSHVINEVEVKCLPADLPDFIEVDVKDLSAGHSIHLSALVMPKGVEVVAHKGEDPVVVTIVIPRGAASDEAAAAEAPAEKK